In Nostoc piscinale CENA21, the genomic stretch GCTTTGACAATTATGGTAGGAAATTCTGGATTGCCTGTAAATTATAATCCTGGGCAGTTTGTGTACGAGAAACTCATGGCTATGCAGCCTTATGACCTCAGAATCAGCCAGCCCCGCCCAGCGCAACCAATTGCGGGATGTTCCGTTGCTTATGAGTTTGATTGCACATACTTACACAATGGTATTTTTTGTCAAGGCATAGCTAAATGTAGTGTGGCATATAGCTACAACGTCTGTACAATGGTCATGACTTGTGCCGCCTCCCATCAACCACAATGGCCTCATTATGCTTCATGGTTGCCCCAAGTAGCATCTCAAGTTTCCGCCACCAACGGAGCCGCCTTTGGAATGCAAGGAGTTATGGCGCAGAACCTCCAAATCTCCCAAGTTGAAGGACAGAGATATCGAGAATACCGCGAATGGTCGCAACATACCTGGGATGAAGTCACCCGTCAACGCCATGAGTCGATAGACCATCAAAATTTCCAGTTCCGTGAGAACTTGGGTAATGTGACAACTTGGACAAATCCTTATGGTTATCCCATCGTGGAGTTACCCACAAACCACAACTACTATTGGATTAATCGGCAAGGACAGATATATGGTACGAATGACTATGGTGAAAATCCCAATGTCGGCTCGACTCAAGATTGGGTAAGGATGAATCGATATCAACCATAAAAACTTTGTTGACAGCAGAATTCAGGTTTTTGAGAAGAGTGTAAGGGTTTATGTGGAAAAACCTTACACCCATTCTCAACAGACAATCTTTGTGCGTCAGTTCTGAGAACTACACTTCACAACTCAATTCACCGGCTTTTTGAGTAAAACGGCGATTTTCTCTGTAATCTACAGGACAATCAATAACTGCTGGTACATCCTGTGCTAAGGCTTCTTTAAGTATCGGGATTAAATCGAGACTAGATTCCACACGATAGCCTTTTAAACCCATACTTTCAGCTAATTTGACAAAATCGGGATTACCAAAATGGACGAAAGATGAATTACCTTTGCCAAAGTGGTTTTCTTGCTTCCATTCAATTAAGCCATAGCCACCATCATTAAAGATTAAGGTGACAAAGGGAGTACCCACACGCAAAGCCGTTTCTAATTCTTGGGAATTCATCATAAAGCCACCGTCTCCAGTCACGGCGACAATTTTGCGCTTGGGATATACCAGTTTGGCGGCTAAAGCACCAGGAATTGCAATCCCCATTGCAGCAAAACCATTAGAAATAATGCAAGTATTGGGACTATGGCAATGATAATGACGCGCCATCCACATTTTATGTGCGCCAACATCGGAAATTACAATATCATCTGGCCCCATGACTTGCCGCAAGTCGTAAATTAATTTTTGCGGTTTAATCGGATAACCTTCATCATTAGCATATTGTTCATAATCAGCGCGAATTTCACCGCGTAAACTAATGGCATAAGGATTTGGTTTACCTTGGCGGTCTGCGACTTTTAAGATTTCAAACAAAGAATCAGAAATATCACCAATAACTTCGACATTACAAACATAACTACTATCAATTTCTGCCGCAGCTGTACTAATATGTACAATGGGGATTTTGCTTTCTGGATTCCATTTTTTCGGAGAAAATTCAATCAAATCATAGCCGATCGCAATTACTAAATCTGTATTATCAAAACCGCAGGTAATAAAGTCCCGTTGCTGTAAACCGACAGACCATAACGCTAAAGGATGAGTATAAGGAATTACACCTTTCCCCATAAATGTATTAGCAACGGGGATATTCATTTGCGTCGCAAACTGTGTCACCGCATCACTAGCTTGAGCGCGAATTGCACCATTACCAACTAAAATCAGTGGATTTACGGCTTGAGAAATCATCGCGGCGGCGGCGCGAATGCTGGCGAAAGATGCGTAGGTTTTTTCAATTTTATCGCGCTGTAAAGGTTTCCCTTCTACAGACATCGCAGCGATATTTTCTGGTAAATCGATATGCACTGCACCGGGTTTTTCAGTTTGCGATCGCTTGAAGGCTTTGCGGACTACTTCTGGTGTAATACTCGGTCGCACAATCTGTTTATTCCACTTTGTTACCGGGGCAAACATCGCCACCAAATCTAAATATTGATGAGATTCAATGTGCATTCTATCGGTTCCCACTTGCCCAGTAATTGCCACTAACGGCGCACCATCCAGATTGGCATCAGCCACACCAGTCATCAAATTTGTTGCCCCAGGGCCAAGGGTAGAAAGACAAACCCCAGCTTTACCCGTTAAACGTCCATAAACATCGGCCATAAAAGCCGCACCTTGTTCATGACGAGTCGTAATAAATTTAATGGTAGAGTGTTTGATTGCTTCTAAAACGTGTAAATTTTCCTCACCCGGCAGTCCAAAAACATACTCTACACCTTCATTTTCTAAACACTTTACTAATAATTCTGCTGTATTCATTTTAAGTTCCTCATCAGATGCACAAAGTAGGGAATGGGGAGTTGGGAGTGGGGAGTAGTGATACATCAAGTAAAAAGTAAAAAGGTAAAAAACTAGTTTTCTTTTAACTTTTGCCTTTTGATTTTTGCCTTTCTATTCCCCACTCCCTACTCCCTACTCACTAATCACAAATCACTTCACCCAAACAGTTTTAACATTGACAAACTCTTGTATGCCTTGAATGCTTAATTCTCGGCCATAGCCAGAACGTTTGATGCCGCCAAAGGGTAGGCGGGGGTCAGATTTAACTAAACCATTGATAAAGACTGCACCAGCTTCAATTTCGGCAATCAACCGTGAAAGTTCTTCGTCGTTGTTTGTCCAAGCACTCGCACCCAAACCAAAGGGTGTAGCATTTGCCAGTTTAATCGCTGCATCAATATTTGGCACTCGAAATAACAAGGCGACTGGGCCAAAAAATTCTTCCTGGGCAATTGGCGCGTCAAGAGGAATATCTGTGATGATTGTTGGTGGATAAAAGTTACCTGGACGATCTGATATAGGATGTCCACCAGTCAAGACTTTACCGCCGCTTTGTTTGGCAACTTGTACTTGCTGATCTAACTCTTGGAGGATATCTGGTGTGGCGAGTGGCCCTAAATCGGTGTCTGGTTGCATAGGGTCGCCGACTTTTAAAGCCAGGAATTTATCTAACAATAACTTCTCGAATTGATCAGCGATCGCTTCTTCCACAATAAAGCGTTTCGCGGCAATACAAGATTGCCCATTATTTAACATCCGGGCGGCGGTGGCTGTAGCGGCTGCGGCTGCTATATCCGCACTGGCTAAAACAATAAACGGATCACTTCCCCCCAATTCCAAAACAGTTTTTTTAATGTGTTTCCCGGCGTTGGCGGCTAAAGACGCACCAGCAGGTTCACTTCCAGTTAACGTAGCAGCTTTTACTCGGTCATCAGCAATTAAATCAGCTACTTTTGCCGCACCAATTAATAAAGTTTGAAATACACCTCCAGGAAAACCAGCCCGTTGGAAAATATCGGCAATTGCTAAAGCAGATTGCGGTACATTCGACGCATGTTTTAATAAACCAACATTACCTGCCATCAGTGCAGGTGCAGCAAAGCGAAACACTTGCCAAAATGGAAAATTCCACGGCATTACTGCCAAAATTACCCCCAACGGCTGATAGCGGACAAAGCTATGACTAGCATCTGTTTTTACAGCTACATCAGCCAAAAAATCAGCAGCGTTTTCCGCATAATAGCGACAAACAGCAGCACATTTTTCAACTTCTGCGATCGCGGCTTTGTATGGTTTACCCATTTCCAGCGTCATGATTTTGCCAAAGTCTGCCTTTTCTTGGTCTAAAATTTCCGCAGCCTTTTGCAACCAGAGCGATCGCTGCGGGAAACTCGTTTTGCGGTATTGTTCAAAAGCCTGATTTGCCAAATTTAGTTTAGCGGCAATTTCTGTATCTTTGAGTGGCTCAAAAGTTTTGAGCGTCTCCCCAGTGGCGGGATTGATGGTGGCGATAGCCATTACCTGACCCCCATTAAAAAACAGCTTGAAGTAGCCGCCTATTTTTACACAAATTAGTTATAGAAGCTACCACCCAAATTGTAGACTTCTTGCTCAAAATTGGTTGCTTAATATTACAATTTCGCAATTAAATATATAACAATAGATACACTAATCGACTGTATTTTTAGGTAGATACAGACAAGATTAAATTAGGTTGTACAGCAATCCTAAATAATTGATAAAAATCTCTCTCCCTTGTCTGCCTTGTCCTCCTTGTCTCTGTTGTTCATATATCAAATAGGGACGCTATGGATAAGATTTGTTTGCTCAATTACTAGGCAAAAATTACTAGATATTGTGATCATGTTTGTGGGTGCGATCGCTAAATAATCAAGCGTACAACCTGATATCAAGCCAGGATTTTAAGATAACACCGAAAACATCAAAGTGCTACTCGCAAAACTCTGAAAGTAGAGTCTGATATTTTTTGCCGCTTGTTCCACCACCAAATGTAAAAGTTTGTATCGAAACCTTGTCAGTCTTTGATGATAGGATTATTTAAATTTTGACCCTGATCGGTAACATAACAGGCACAAAGTCTAAAAAAACTCTATAGATAAACGTTAATTTCACGAAAAATCAGCAGTATTTCTCAACAGATGGTATAAAAGTTGCAGCAGAAGACACCAAAACCTTCCAAAACACAAGCAGATATTTTAAATAAGTTCAAACAGTATTAGGGGTAGCTATTATGCCAACAATTCATTTAATAGATGGTGAAAAAGGTGGGGTAGGAAAGTCGCTAGTCACCAGGACAATGATTCAATATTGCTTAGATAAGAAAATTCCCTTTGTACCCATAGAGACGGATAGATCAAATCCTGACGTGGCTGGCGTTTATAAGGGTATGTGTCAGTATGCTGTGTTTACCGAAGATGAACGCCAAGCCGACAAAGCCGATAGAATCTTTGAAATGGCAATGTCTAAGCCAGTAATTGTCAATCTCGCCGCCCAAAGCCATCGCGCCGTCAAAAACTGGATTGATAAAAACCAGTTACTCGAACTCGGAAGCGC encodes the following:
- a CDS encoding acetolactate synthase large subunit; the protein is MNTAELLVKCLENEGVEYVFGLPGEENLHVLEAIKHSTIKFITTRHEQGAAFMADVYGRLTGKAGVCLSTLGPGATNLMTGVADANLDGAPLVAITGQVGTDRMHIESHQYLDLVAMFAPVTKWNKQIVRPSITPEVVRKAFKRSQTEKPGAVHIDLPENIAAMSVEGKPLQRDKIEKTYASFASIRAAAAMISQAVNPLILVGNGAIRAQASDAVTQFATQMNIPVANTFMGKGVIPYTHPLALWSVGLQQRDFITCGFDNTDLVIAIGYDLIEFSPKKWNPESKIPIVHISTAAAEIDSSYVCNVEVIGDISDSLFEILKVADRQGKPNPYAISLRGEIRADYEQYANDEGYPIKPQKLIYDLRQVMGPDDIVISDVGAHKMWMARHYHCHSPNTCIISNGFAAMGIAIPGALAAKLVYPKRKIVAVTGDGGFMMNSQELETALRVGTPFVTLIFNDGGYGLIEWKQENHFGKGNSSFVHFGNPDFVKLAESMGLKGYRVESSLDLIPILKEALAQDVPAVIDCPVDYRENRRFTQKAGELSCEV
- a CDS encoding NAD-dependent succinate-semialdehyde dehydrogenase, with the translated sequence MAIATINPATGETLKTFEPLKDTEIAAKLNLANQAFEQYRKTSFPQRSLWLQKAAEILDQEKADFGKIMTLEMGKPYKAAIAEVEKCAAVCRYYAENAADFLADVAVKTDASHSFVRYQPLGVILAVMPWNFPFWQVFRFAAPALMAGNVGLLKHASNVPQSALAIADIFQRAGFPGGVFQTLLIGAAKVADLIADDRVKAATLTGSEPAGASLAANAGKHIKKTVLELGGSDPFIVLASADIAAAAATATAARMLNNGQSCIAAKRFIVEEAIADQFEKLLLDKFLALKVGDPMQPDTDLGPLATPDILQELDQQVQVAKQSGGKVLTGGHPISDRPGNFYPPTIITDIPLDAPIAQEEFFGPVALLFRVPNIDAAIKLANATPFGLGASAWTNNDEELSRLIAEIEAGAVFINGLVKSDPRLPFGGIKRSGYGRELSIQGIQEFVNVKTVWVK